The DNA sequence aacaactttatcagaaacaaatacacatttgaatccgttcttaacaagcaaagaagtagaaactaaattcttcctaatagtaggaacatgaagaacgttgttgagcgttaacaccttgccggaagtcatcttcaggaatatcttcccataaccttcaatcttggctgttgcaatatttcccatggaaagctcttcttcgggaccagcggtagagtaagtcgcaaatgcttcatTGAcaacacaaacatgtcgagtggctccagagtcaatccaccactccttcggatttccaactaggttgcattccaaaagcattgcacacagatcatcaatgtcataattcttctccactatattggcctgtcccttcttcttatactttttcgggagacaacaatcaggggctttgtgaccgattTTTCTACAATTATAGCAGCTGcctttgaatttctttttgttctgctccttagtctgtccagaagacctctttcttttcttactttttggagcagtctcctcaacgatattagctcccatgatcgttgaatttccacgagacttcttctcgactgttttgttgtcttcctcaatcttgagacgaatcacaagatcttccaacttcatttctttgcgcttgtgcttaagatagttcttgaaatctctccacgaaggaggtaatttttcaatcattgcagctacttcaaatgcttcattcacgaccagaccttcagcaataaggtcatgaaaaataagttgaagctcctgaacttgggttccaacagttttactgtctatcattttatagtctagaaacttgacaaccacgaacttcttcaagcatgcatcttcagtcttgtacttcttctcaagtgcgtcccataattctttcgaagtattcatcgcactgtacatgTTATACAaatcatcctctaaagcgcttaagatatagcctttgcaaaaaaaatctgcctgcttccacgcctcaacaatcatgaatttctcgttgtccggcatgtccgcagcaggtACTGAAGGTTCTTcgctagtgaatttctgcataccaagtgtggtaagccagaagaacaccctttgctgccatcctttgaagttggctccggaaaatttttccggtttctctgccggtggaacagcagtccggcttgacgaggctatcatcGTTGCCGCAATAGtaaaatcagaatagtaaaattcagaaggagtagaaaatcacacatgttttaatctccacaaacaaaatgcagaatataaaaaaaaaataatttccttaagattgttattattctgtattgctgtaataaacaattaaactttctgaaaaaaaaaataaaacagaaagttagtaatacttgtttaacgaaatagatgctgaaaaaaacaaataaaaaaaatataggaataaatcgagcccacggAATACACAGTgtatccttaaggaaattattctcctcaagtacccgaggtgctcgAATATATCCCcaaggatagaacgatttaactcactagtgtattggtaccaaaaactctgatgaactgcgaaccactcaatggtcgtaaaacacactgaaaaatattttgcagaagaagaagaagaagaagcttagAAAATTTCTTCACGAAAGAttttgggattcaaactctatttatagagttgatggcaatgtttctgaaaaggtttgcaacctttcagaaacagccatggctgttggaaaaggggtgtttgaaatattgcgggaaaaatatatttaaaataatccgaaaaAAAATGGGCCGGACGGAaccgggtcatgggttattccggattgaatttttcgttaattaattaattaaataattaaaagaaattttgtccaaaaaaattaatcaatcaatctttgaccaaatccaaaggcgaaaccgaaaccgaagccgtagccgtagtcgtagccgagccgagcgagcaacgacgacgacggcgcgaggcttgcctttttcttaactctttaagagctagaagaagagcaattatatatatacccatcaaaagccttttcttcctccgggacaatgtccctttcccaagggaaactcaaatatttcttttttccctccatttctcattcactctctttaagctacacaagcttaaaatcccaacaatgaGCTAGTCCTCAATCCGTAATTTCACGTTTAAGGTAATCTATGTGATATTTTATTCACAACCTTTATTTATAGAAGAACTTTGAATGTGATACTATTCTCTATATTACTATATTATAACGATACAATTTTGGTGTTACTTTCAAACTTATTAAGATCAACTGTATGAATCAACAATAATTACCTTGGTCTATTTACACTTGTTCATTTTAGTATTGAATAATTTAGATTCTTTTAATTAGTTTTATGTTATACGTTAAGTAAAGAgattttttttgagttttgatgtcttttttttttttttttttttgaatttatatttatatgaTATTAATTTAAAAGTGATAAAAAAGAAGTAATAAGAAGAAGAGGTGAAGGAGCTAACCTCGGCTAAGCTGTAAAGTGGGACCCACAACCTTCCTCCTACACGCTTATCCTCCCTTCTTCCAcctctctcttttgtcttttctCTCTCACTTGTATTTgtttttatttaataataaaaaataaaaatatccacATACACATACACGTTACATACACACAATTACACAAATCCAGCTGTCTACGTATAAATATGTAAACAACTATTCTGTGGAatgaaacccccccccccccccccccctccaaaaCAAACCCCAAAAACGCCTTTTAttgtttttttatttgttttttgcaGAAAATCTATTTAAGTAGTTGAAATAAAATAGAGTTTTGGAGAGAGAGatgagaagaagaagagagataaAGTTGTCCTTCAAAGATTATGCCCCAAAGCATAAGCCAAACCTTACTTTGATTTTCAGAGAGTATCCAAAGCCATaacttcttctcttcttcttcttcttcttcttccaatagaaaataaaataaaataaaaacaaacaacTAACTGCCCTTATACTAGTACAAACAGAAAaacagaaagaaagaaaggaaaaaactATAGAGATAGTAGGGGAAAAAAAAAACCATAGTGGTAGAATTTGATTTACATAGAGAAGAAAAAAGATTGTTCTTTTTCAGTTCATTCATTCCAATCAGCTTCACTTTTCATCTTATCCAATTTGTAAGTCTTCTATGCTATTTaactatttcttttttaaaaaaaaaatgtttgAACTGTTTTATTTTTGTTGCAATTTATATGTATTTTCCTGTTTTAAGCATTGAAATGAATGAAAGATTGAATTTTTAGTGAATTTGAGTAAAAGGGTGTTGTTTGATCTGAATTTAGAAGATCTGGGTATGCTAAAGTTTGCATCTTTAATGATTCTTGCATGCTTATTTGATTGAAAGTTTTGATTTTTAGGGTGTATTCTTGAGTTTTTGATTATGGGTTTTTGTCATTTGATTGGTTTCAAGGATCTGCTTCCTTATTCGGTTGTGTTATTATTAAAAATTGAATCTTTGTAAGGAGTTATCTTGATCTGGATTATTGGTTTTTTCTACTTGAATCAATGAGCTGTCCAtagatgttttttttttttgtgtgtgtgtgtttttgcTTTGCTGACAAATCCCTGCATTTGCGTTATTGGGATTGTCTCTATCCATAAAAGACATTGGCGTTACTTGGATTTGCCTTAATTAATGATCAAAACTGATGTTGAACCAAATACAGCTATAGATTTCTTTTTTCCTGCTTTGGATGATTGAAAATTTGTCTTTCTGTAGTTTCTTTATTTACTctgaatttctgagttttgatatttttttcttTGGGGAAAAATTTGTTGTTCCGTATTAATTTTCTGCAGTGGATATCAGTCTTGTGAGGAAGAGCAGAGGGTAGATCCAGATCAGAGCAAGGCCGCGGAACTGGTGTTCTTTTGGGTTGAATCTGGACGACATGTTAAAAGATCGGTCTTGTTTGGTGTCAAGGGATTATCGGACAGAAAGTAACTGGGCGGCTTGCATGAGTTATCGCCTCGATAGGATTGAGGTCCAGCGTGGCAAAAGGCCATTGGAAAATGATGAGGAGAGTGAACATGTGCAATGCAAGTTACCAAAGCAGTCCGATGCTTTCAACCGAGTAGGAGTGGCTCTATCCTTGGGCAATTCTTCAGCATCCCCTGATGAGCAAGCTGGCAATCAGCGTCATGCTGGGGATAATTCTGATTCGAGCTCTCTTATTCATGCCATTGGCCGTGACAACTCCATCAGTTGTCTCATTCGTTGCTCTAGGTCGGATTATGGCGCCATAGCATCTTTGAATAGTAGCTTTCGCTCATTAATTAGGAGCGGTGAACTTTACAGATTGCGGCGGCAAAATGGTGTGGTTGAGCATTGGGTTTATTTCTCCTGCCAGCTGCTTGAATGGGAAGCTTTTGACCCTACTCGCCGCCGTTGGATGCATCTACCAACTATGAATCCCAATGAATGCTTTGTGTTCTCCGACAAGGAGTCTTTGGCCGTTGGCACAGAGCTGCTTGTGTTTGGAAAGGAGGTATTGGCGCATGTCATTTATCGTTACAGCTTATTGACAAATACGTGGTCATCTGGAATGCAGATGAATGCACCAAGATGTTTATTTGGTTCCGCCAGCCTCGAGGAAATTGCCATTCTAGCTGGTGGTTGTGACTCGCAAGGCAGTATTCTTAGCTCAGCTGAACTTTACAATTCGGAGGCAGGAACATGGAAGACCTTGCCGAGCATGAACAAGCCACGCAAGATGTGTTCTGGGGTATTCATGGATAGAAAGTTTTATGTGATAGGAGGCATTGGAGGAGCTGAATCAAAGCTGTTGACATGCGGGGAGGAGTATGATCTGGAAACAGGAACATGGACTGAAATCCCGAACATGTCTCCTGTGCGTACAGCAAGGAACGATATGCCTGCTACATCTGAAGCACCTCCTTTGGTGGCAGTTGTAAATAATGAATTGTATGCTGCTGATTATGCTGACATGGAGGTGAGGAAGTATGATAAGCAAGACAAAGAATGGGTTACCATAGGACGACTGCCCGAAAGAGCAGCTTCAATGAATGGTTGGGGTTTGGCTTTTCGAGCATGTGGTGATAGATTAATTGTAATTGGAGGGCCTAGGGCAATTGGTGAAGGATATATTGAAGTAAATTCGTGGTTACCGAGTGAAGGGCCTCCACAATGGAACTTGCTTGGCCGAAAACGATCTGGTAGCTTTGTGTATAATTGTGCCGTCATGGGATGCTGAAGATACGGAATTCGGCAGCCCCCATGTGTTGTACTGTAGCGGCATTGGATGCCAATAGATACATAATTGGTTTCTGGGGCAACAGGATTCTTGCTAATGGGTAATTTATCCCAACTTCTTTTTTTTGCTTTTCACAATCTCTCTTTTTTTAAATCCTTTTCAGAGTGGGGGAGCACAAACATGGCTCAAGATTCAACAGCATAGTTTTCTATGGAAGGTCTTGAGTacaatttttcttttccttttcaacTTCTATCCAAAGTTCCTTTCAATTGAATTGTCTTCTCCCATTTTCAGTAACATGATGTTCCAAAGGTGGCCATCAAATAGCTAGAGATAGGTGAAATAACATGAGAGAGCAATACAGTGATAGATTTTGATTAGTGTTTGCTAAAGCTTCTCTAGGAAAGTCATAGAACTTGGTCTTTTTGGGTTTCGCGATCCTTATTTTCTTGACTTTGTCGAGGAGAGAAATAAGGTTCTGCAAGGTGGTTCTTTGATATCTTGGCCTGTGTACTGAGTACATTTATTCTTGCAATTGATGGTCCACAAATTAAGCTTACTTTCAAGACAATTGGTAGCTTTGGAAATGAAGTACTTTGTTCCATCTTTCAGTTTCATACATGTTATTTTAGGAATTCTTTCCTTTATTGTGGCAGTCTGGCAGATATCATTGAGGGCATGATCATTTAATCTGCTTAGTCTCCTGTTTTTTATTTGTGAATCCatgaaaaaacaaagaaaaaaatggTGTAGGCACCAATTATGTGGTGCTTTGATATTTATATCATTTGATATTACTTGCTATCATTGCTTCTTTCGTCTTTTCTTTAGCTGAGGGTCTAACGGAAACAACCTGccctccagggtaggggtaaggctgcatacatcctaacttccccagaccccacttgtgtgaatctactgggttgttgttgtctAGGTGAAAACGAAAATCAGAAGCTTATGGATGGTAAACCGGCTTTTAAGAGTTGTAAACTTGGCGCGACATCATAACCTTAGTTGATGCATGGTATTCATGAGGTTTATCCACTAGTTGTCCAAATTCATTCTTATGAGATTCCACTTTCATGTTTCTTAGTTATTCATCCCTTGTCGGGTATAATTTCCTTTCCTTTCGGTTTCTCCCTTTTAGCCGTTACCTGAATTTGCGCAAGAATGCTGTCTGTAGGTAATATAAAGGGATGCAGTTTGAATAACGTGTACTTGAACCCTTGTATAGCCTTTTATTACGTACAATCGTATAGCAATTGCTTACATAAGTGTCTCTTTTGCCAGTAATTGCCTCCCTTGCTCTTATACAGTGTAGCTGAAAGCTTGAATTCCTTTTCGATACTTGTCTTCTGGCACATACTTTCCATGATCCAAGTGGGAAGTATATCCTTTATTGCATTTCCCTTTTCTGCTTTTCCTTTTTAAGCTTATTTGTATACATTTTAACTTTTCCTTTTCTGAGTGTCAAATTGAATTTAGTACTCATTGGAGATAGATGTCCTTCTAATTTGAGACTTGTTTTAGGTCCTCTTGTTGATGAATATGTATAATTTGGGAACTCTGTCATACTAGGTTGGTTTTCAAGATTTAGTTTAGTGATCTAGAATATTGGTGTAAAGTAATACATGGGAAAGTTGGCAAGTAGAAAAAAAGATAATACTAATAGATTTGATGCTTCAGAATTTTTTGTCATTCAATGAAACTGCCAATGAATATGGCACATTTAGGTGGAGAAGAAGTGATTATTTATCACAACAGATCTTGATTTTGTAATCTTTTACTGCATTTCTGTAAAAATTCTTGTTATTACAACATATCTAGTATTCCCATAAGTGGTGTCTGGGGAGGGTGGGCTGTGCCTTATCCCTACCTGAAGTAGGTAGAGAAACTGTTTTCTGTAGACCTTCAGCTCATAGCACACATAATCAATGTAGTAAGAAAGGAAATATAGTAGCGAAAAATTCATGAAAAAAAACAGCAATAATAGCAAGATAGCATCAAAACTAACTCATAAGCAACATTAGGTGGTAGGAATAAGACCAATCGAACAGAACACTAGAAAACTAAAACTATTGGTATGGA is a window from the Nicotiana tomentosiformis chromosome 10, ASM39032v3, whole genome shotgun sequence genome containing:
- the LOC104117495 gene encoding F-box/kelch-repeat protein SKIP11-like — translated: MLKDRSCLVSRDYRTESNWAACMSYRLDRIEVQRGKRPLENDEESEHVQCKLPKQSDAFNRVGVALSLGNSSASPDEQAGNQRHAGDNSDSSSLIHAIGRDNSISCLIRCSRSDYGAIASLNSSFRSLIRSGELYRLRRQNGVVEHWVYFSCQLLEWEAFDPTRRRWMHLPTMNPNECFVFSDKESLAVGTELLVFGKEVLAHVIYRYSLLTNTWSSGMQMNAPRCLFGSASLEEIAILAGGCDSQGSILSSAELYNSEAGTWKTLPSMNKPRKMCSGVFMDRKFYVIGGIGGAESKLLTCGEEYDLETGTWTEIPNMSPVRTARNDMPATSEAPPLVAVVNNELYAADYADMEVRKYDKQDKEWVTIGRLPERAASMNGWGLAFRACGDRLIVIGGPRAIGEGYIEVNSWLPSEGPPQWNLLGRKRSGSFVYNCAVMGC